The Thermococcus sp. M39 genome window below encodes:
- a CDS encoding AI-2E family transporter translates to MKAEFLVWGGIVIGILYLAWNTVSQLLSPIFFAAILTYAVYPIHKRLSSRINVKKSALVLTALLILIVAGVTIELILIFKSVLMSFYENVIAFISWSQTLALPFGLSNVVQKFYAQFTPKFSEYVLSYTFSIPRYLLQLVIFVVMFYYFLLNSDAIKKQISLLLPQENKELAEKLLKRADLTLQALIRAWLFLNIAKGILMTIGFIIFRVSDLPTAVIAGFLTILFSFVPLFEGWMIWLAGAVYLFKSGNMLTAVLLAVYGFIFVSPLPDFTIRPKLVAKGAQLDEVMVLVGMIGGAWSFGVKGLIIGPIVLNLVVALLKEWRKLTA, encoded by the coding sequence ATGAAAGCAGAATTCCTTGTTTGGGGAGGTATTGTTATAGGAATTCTTTACCTAGCGTGGAACACGGTTTCACAGTTGTTATCCCCAATTTTCTTTGCTGCAATTCTCACGTATGCCGTTTATCCTATCCATAAACGCCTTTCAAGTAGAATCAATGTCAAGAAGTCAGCCCTTGTACTTACTGCCCTATTAATACTTATTGTAGCGGGTGTAACAATTGAACTGATTCTAATATTCAAAAGCGTTTTAATGTCGTTCTATGAGAATGTTATTGCTTTCATATCTTGGAGCCAAACCCTCGCTCTTCCTTTTGGGCTAAGCAATGTGGTCCAAAAGTTCTATGCACAGTTCACTCCCAAGTTCTCTGAATATGTACTCTCATATACATTTTCAATCCCAAGATACCTTCTCCAGCTTGTTATATTTGTTGTCATGTTCTACTACTTTCTTTTAAACTCTGATGCCATTAAGAAGCAGATTTCTCTGCTTTTACCTCAGGAAAACAAAGAATTAGCAGAAAAATTATTGAAGAGGGCGGATTTAACCCTTCAGGCTTTAATTAGGGCTTGGCTTTTCCTCAACATAGCCAAGGGTATTTTAATGACAATCGGATTCATAATATTCAGAGTTTCAGACCTTCCAACAGCAGTAATTGCAGGATTTTTAACCATACTCTTTAGTTTCGTTCCACTTTTTGAAGGCTGGATGATATGGTTAGCTGGCGCTGTATATCTCTTTAAGAGCGGAAATATGCTAACAGCAGTGCTCTTGGCAGTTTACGGCTTCATATTTGTATCTCCACTTCCAGATTTTACAATAAGACCAAAGCTCGTTGCAAAAGGGGCACAGCTCGATGAAGTCATGGTTCTCGTGGGAATGATTGGTGGTGCGTGGAGCTTTGGAGTTAAAGGCTTGATAATAGGCCCAATAGTGTTAAACTTGGTAGTGGCGCTATTAAAAGAATGGAGGAAGCTTACAGCATAA
- a CDS encoding DUF4152 family protein gives MRIVSADTGGAVLDENYEPIGLIATAAVLVEKPYKTATMSIVKYADPFNYDLSGREAIKDEVFLAIKLAKKVKPDVIHLDSSLGGIELRKLDDPTIDALRISDRGKAIWHELSKDLQPLAKRFWEDTGIEILAIGKDSVAVRIAEIYAGIYSAKWAVEHAKKEGNIRIGLPRYMRVEIHESRIYGESLDPREGGLYGEIESNNEGIGWELYPNPVARTFMVLEVWKE, from the coding sequence ATGAGGATAGTTTCAGCTGACACTGGAGGGGCTGTGCTAGATGAGAACTATGAACCAATAGGACTGATAGCAACCGCCGCTGTCCTCGTTGAAAAGCCATACAAAACAGCGACAATGAGCATAGTGAAATATGCTGATCCATTTAACTACGATTTAAGTGGAAGAGAGGCAATTAAAGATGAAGTGTTTTTAGCCATAAAGCTCGCTAAGAAAGTTAAACCAGATGTAATTCACCTAGATTCAAGCTTAGGTGGAATAGAACTCAGAAAACTTGATGATCCAACAATAGATGCATTAAGAATCTCAGATAGAGGCAAAGCGATATGGCATGAGCTGAGCAAAGATCTGCAGCCTTTGGCAAAGCGCTTTTGGGAAGACACTGGGATAGAGATTTTGGCAATTGGAAAGGACAGCGTAGCTGTTAGGATTGCAGAAATTTACGCTGGAATTTATTCAGCAAAATGGGCAGTTGAGCATGCAAAGAAAGAGGGTAACATAAGGATAGGTCTCCCGAGGTACATGAGAGTTGAAATCCATGAAAGCAGAATTTACGGTGAAAGCTTAGATCCCAGAGAAGGTGGATTGTATGGAGAAATAGAGTCGAATAATGAAGGAATCGGGTGGGAGCTTTATCCCAATCCAGTAGCTAGGACTTTCATGGTGCTGGAGGTGTGGAAAGAATAA
- a CDS encoding nicotinamidase, producing MEALIVVDMQKDFMPGGALPVPDGDKIIPKVEEYIRRFKEKGALVVATRDWHPPNHISFKEQGGPWPKHCVQNTEGAKFVVKLPEDAIIISKADKPDKEAYSGFEGTNLAEILKEKGIKKVYICGVATEYCVKATALDALKHGFDVYILKDAIRGINPEDEEKALKELEEKGAKIVML from the coding sequence GTGGAGGCCTTGATAGTTGTAGATATGCAAAAGGACTTCATGCCCGGCGGAGCTTTGCCAGTTCCTGACGGAGATAAAATAATTCCAAAGGTTGAGGAGTACATTAGAAGATTCAAAGAGAAAGGAGCGCTGGTTGTTGCTACAAGAGATTGGCATCCTCCAAATCACATAAGCTTTAAGGAGCAAGGAGGTCCTTGGCCAAAGCACTGCGTTCAGAATACAGAAGGGGCTAAATTTGTAGTGAAGCTCCCAGAAGATGCGATAATAATTTCAAAAGCAGATAAACCCGACAAAGAAGCATATTCAGGTTTCGAAGGCACGAATTTGGCAGAAATTTTAAAGGAGAAAGGCATTAAGAAAGTTTACATCTGCGGAGTTGCGACAGAATATTGTGTTAAAGCAACTGCATTAGATGCTTTAAAGCATGGATTTGATGTTTACATACTAAAGGATGCAATTAGGGGGATAAATCCAGAAGACGAAGAAAAAGCCCTCAAAGAGCTTGAAGAAAAAGGAGCAAAAATAGTTATGCTGTAA